A single window of Candidatus Flexicrinis affinis DNA harbors:
- the gcvPB gene encoding aminomethyl-transferring glycine dehydrogenase subunit GcvPB, which produces MTHEPTIYELSQPGRIGTNLPSLDVPKSDPLPADMLRTELMLPEVSELEVIRHFVRLSQLNYAIDKGFYPLGSCTMKYNPKINEDVARYEGFAGLHPLTDEAGAQGALALMYQLQQWLAEVSGLNAVSLHPAAGAHGEFAGILMIRKYHIDRGEPQRTKILVPDSAHGTNPATVTMAGLSVIELPADDKGDVDIEALKKVCEGPERDNIAGMMITVPSTLGLFERGILKIVELVHNAGGLMYMDGANMNALMGVVKPGALGFDVMHYNLHKTFSTPHGGGGPGSGAVGVNEKLKPFLPAPHVDIVEPGTDEEAPLYGFVTPEKSIGRLKAFHGNFGMHTRAYSYIRAYGGEGLHQVSRHAVLNANYIRVGLSDTYTVPYDRACGHEFVIEGHFEGVEKVHALDISKRLMDYGYHPPTNYFPLIVPEALLIEPTETETKETLDQFIAAMKKIAQEAKENPELLLSAPHKTPVSRLDEVRAAKQLVLCCAPLLKDT; this is translated from the coding sequence AGCTGGAGGTCATCCGTCATTTCGTGCGGCTAAGCCAGTTGAACTACGCCATCGACAAAGGCTTTTATCCCCTCGGCAGTTGTACAATGAAGTACAACCCGAAGATCAACGAAGACGTGGCGCGCTACGAGGGGTTCGCCGGCCTGCATCCGCTGACGGACGAGGCAGGCGCGCAAGGCGCGCTTGCGCTAATGTACCAGCTACAGCAGTGGCTGGCCGAAGTCAGCGGACTGAACGCCGTGAGCTTGCACCCGGCGGCGGGCGCGCATGGCGAATTCGCCGGCATCCTGATGATCCGGAAATATCACATCGACCGCGGCGAGCCGCAGCGGACGAAGATCCTCGTCCCGGACAGCGCGCACGGGACCAACCCCGCCACCGTCACGATGGCCGGGTTGAGCGTGATCGAACTGCCGGCGGACGACAAAGGCGACGTCGACATTGAGGCGCTGAAGAAGGTCTGCGAAGGGCCGGAGCGCGACAACATCGCCGGCATGATGATCACCGTACCCAGTACACTTGGTCTGTTCGAGCGCGGCATCCTCAAGATCGTCGAGCTTGTCCACAACGCAGGTGGCTTGATGTACATGGACGGTGCCAACATGAACGCGCTGATGGGCGTGGTCAAGCCCGGCGCGCTCGGCTTTGACGTCATGCACTACAACTTGCACAAGACGTTCAGCACGCCCCACGGCGGCGGCGGCCCCGGATCGGGTGCGGTCGGCGTCAACGAGAAGCTCAAGCCGTTCTTACCTGCCCCGCACGTCGACATAGTCGAGCCGGGAACAGACGAGGAAGCCCCGCTGTACGGGTTCGTCACGCCAGAGAAGTCGATTGGCCGGCTCAAGGCGTTCCACGGGAACTTCGGCATGCACACCCGCGCCTATTCCTACATCCGGGCGTATGGCGGCGAAGGTCTGCATCAGGTGTCGCGCCACGCCGTACTGAACGCGAACTACATCCGCGTTGGGCTTAGCGACACGTACACCGTGCCGTACGATCGCGCCTGCGGGCACGAGTTCGTGATCGAGGGCCACTTTGAAGGCGTGGAAAAGGTCCACGCGCTGGATATCAGCAAGCGGTTGATGGACTACGGCTATCATCCGCCCACCAACTACTTCCCGCTAATTGTTCCCGAGGCGCTGTTGATCGAACCGACCGAGACGGAGACGAAGGAAACACTCGATCAGTTCATCGCAGCGATGAAGAAGATCGCGCAGGAAGCCAAGGAGAACCCGGAGCTGCTGCTCAGTGCGCCGCACAAGACGCCGGTTTCTCGCCTCGATGAGGTGCGCGCCGCCAAACAGCTCGTGCTGTGCTGCGCCCCGCTGCTCAAAGACACATAA